A genome region from Urocitellus parryii isolate mUroPar1 chromosome X, mUroPar1.hap1, whole genome shotgun sequence includes the following:
- the Armcx6 gene encoding protein ARMCX6, translated as MGRAREMGWMAAGLMIGAGACYCVYKLTIGRDDSDKLEEEDEEEWDDDQELDEEEPEIWFDFTTMARPWSEDEDWTEPGAPGGTEDRHSGGGKANRAHPIKQRPFPYEHKNTWSAQTFKNVSCILDLSKCPSIQGKKLFAEPKDAVFSLSHNIRSHLANLSICGNTLPTPHPTVREEALCAPGNLNASTENQGQIKMFINEVCQETVPRSCNSFLQQAGLNLLISMTVINNMLAKSVSDLKFPLIPERSGCAKVQVLEPLMGLSEKPLLAGELLGVQMLFSFMSLFIRSANREVLLETLTP; from the coding sequence ATGGGCCGGGCCCGGGAAATGGGTTGGATGGCAGCAGGACTAATGATTGGAGCTGGTGCCTGCTACTGTGTTTACAAACTAACCATAGGAAGAGACGACAGTGacaaattggaggaggaggaCGAAGAAGAATGGGATGATGACCAGGAGCTGGATGAAGAGGAGCCCGAAATTTGGTTTGATTTCACAACAATGGCTCGCCCTTGGAGTGAGGATGAGGATTGGACTGAACCTGGGGCCCCAGGTGGCACAGAGGACAGGCACTCAGGGGGTGGCAAGGCCAACAGAGCACACCCAATAAAACAACGGCCATTCCcatatgaacataaaaatacGTGGAGTGCACAAACCTTTAAAAATGTCAGTTGTATTCTTGACCTCTCCAAGTGTCCTTCTATTCAGGGAAAAAAGTTGTTTGCTGAGCCCAAGGATGCTGTTTTTTCACTTAGCCACAATATCAGGAGTCATTTGGCCAACCTTTCCATCTGTGGAAacacactccccaccccccaccccactgtgAGGGAGGAAGCTTTGTGTGCCCCAGGTAACTTGAATGCCAGTACTGAAAATCAGGGCCAGATTAAGATGTTCATCAATGAAGTGTGTCAGGAGACTGTGCCACGTAGCTGCAACTCATTTCTGCAGCAGGCCGGATTAAATTTGTTAATAAGCATGACAGTTATTAATAACATGCTTGCCAAGTCCGTTTCAGACTTGAAGTTTCCTTTGATACCCGAAAGAAGTGGCTGTGCTAAGGTTCAGGTTTTAGAACCGCTGATGGGTTTGTCTGAAAAGCCACTCTTGGCAGGGGAGTTGCTGGGTGTCCAGATGCTGTTCTCATTCATGTCCCTCTTTATCAGAAGTGCAAACAGAGAGGTTCTCCTGGAAACCCTCACCCCTTAA